A window of Theropithecus gelada isolate Dixy chromosome 14, Tgel_1.0, whole genome shotgun sequence contains these coding sequences:
- the EIF3M gene encoding eukaryotic translation initiation factor 3 subunit M isoform X3: MNSVVSLLLILEPDKQEALIESLCEKLVKFREGERPSLRLQLLSNLFHGMDKNTPVRYTVYCSLIKVAASCGAIQYIPTELDQVRKWISDWNLTTEKKHTLLRLLYEALVDCKKSDAASKVMVELLGSYTEDNASQARVDAHRCIVRALKDPNAFLFDHLLTLKPVKFLEGELIHDLLTIFVSAKLASYVKFYQNNKDFIDSLGLLHEQNMAKMRLLTFMGMAVENKEISFDTMQQELQIGADDVEAFVIDAVRTKMVYCKIDQTQRKVVVSHSTHRTFGKQQWQQLYDTLNAWKQNLNKVKNSLLSLSDT, from the exons ATGAACAGTGTGGTATCCCTACTCTTGATCCTGGAACCAGACAAGCAAGAAGCTTTGATTGAAAGCCTATGTGAAAAGCTGGTCAAATTTCGCGAAGGTGAACGCCCATCTCTGAGACTGCAGTT GTTAAGCAACCTTTTCCATGGGATGGACAAGAATACTCCCGTAAGATATACAGTGTATTGCAGCCTTATTAAAGTGGCAGCATCTTGTGGGGCCATCCAGTACATTCCCACTGAGCTGGATCAA GTTAGAAAATGGATTTCTGACTGGAATCTCACCACTGAAAAAAAGCACACCCTTTTAAGACTACTTTATGAGGCCCTTGTGGATTGTAAGAAGAG TGATGCTGCTTCAAAAGTCATGGTGGAATTGCTTGGAAGTTACACAGAGGATAATGCTTCCCAGGCTCGCGTTGATGCCCACAG GTGTATTGTACGAGCATTGAAAGAcccaaatgcatttctttttgaCCACCTTCTTACTTTAAAACCAGTCAAGTTTTTGGAAGGCGAGCTTATTCATGAT CTTTTAACCATTTTTGTGAGTGCTAAATTGGCATCATATGTCAAGTTTTATCAGAATAATAAAGACTTCATTGATTCACTTG GCCTATTACATgaacagaatatggcaaaaatgAGACTACTTACTTTTATGGGAATGGcagtggaaaataaagaaatttcttTTGATACAATGCAGCAAGAACTTCAGATTGGAGCTGATGATGTTGAAGCATTTGTTATTGACG CGGTAAGAACTAAAATGGTCTACTGCAAAATTGATCAGACCCAGAGAAAAGTAGTTGTCAG tcaTAGCACACATCGGACATTTGGAAAACAGCAGTGGCAACAACTGTATGACACACTTAATGCCTGGAAACAAAATCTGAACAAAGTGAAAAACAGCCTTTTGAGTCTTTCTGATACCTGA
- the EIF3M gene encoding eukaryotic translation initiation factor 3 subunit M isoform X4: MSVPAFIDISEEDQVRKWISDWNLTTEKKHTLLRLLYEALVDCKKSDAASKVMVELLGSYTEDNASQARVDAHRCIVRALKDPNAFLFDHLLTLKPVKFLEGELIHDLLTIFVSAKLASYVKFYQNNKDFIDSLGLLHEQNMAKMRLLTFMGMAVENKEISFDTMQQELQIGADDVEAFVIDAVRTKMVYCKIDQTQRKVVVSHSTHRTFGKQQWQQLYDTLNAWKQNLNKVKNSLLSLSDT; the protein is encoded by the exons ATGAGCGTCCCGGCCTTCATCGACATCAGTGAGGAAGATCAG GTTAGAAAATGGATTTCTGACTGGAATCTCACCACTGAAAAAAAGCACACCCTTTTAAGACTACTTTATGAGGCCCTTGTGGATTGTAAGAAGAG TGATGCTGCTTCAAAAGTCATGGTGGAATTGCTTGGAAGTTACACAGAGGATAATGCTTCCCAGGCTCGCGTTGATGCCCACAG GTGTATTGTACGAGCATTGAAAGAcccaaatgcatttctttttgaCCACCTTCTTACTTTAAAACCAGTCAAGTTTTTGGAAGGCGAGCTTATTCATGAT CTTTTAACCATTTTTGTGAGTGCTAAATTGGCATCATATGTCAAGTTTTATCAGAATAATAAAGACTTCATTGATTCACTTG GCCTATTACATgaacagaatatggcaaaaatgAGACTACTTACTTTTATGGGAATGGcagtggaaaataaagaaatttcttTTGATACAATGCAGCAAGAACTTCAGATTGGAGCTGATGATGTTGAAGCATTTGTTATTGACG CGGTAAGAACTAAAATGGTCTACTGCAAAATTGATCAGACCCAGAGAAAAGTAGTTGTCAG tcaTAGCACACATCGGACATTTGGAAAACAGCAGTGGCAACAACTGTATGACACACTTAATGCCTGGAAACAAAATCTGAACAAAGTGAAAAACAGCCTTTTGAGTCTTTCTGATACCTGA
- the EIF3M gene encoding eukaryotic translation initiation factor 3 subunit M isoform X1, with the protein MSVPAFIDISEEDQAAELRAYLKSKGAEISEENSEGGLHVDLAQIIEACDVCLKEDDKDVESVMNSVVSLLLILEPDKQEALIESLCEKLVKFREGERPSLRLQLLSNLFHGMDKNTPVRYTVYCSLIKVAASCGAIQYIPTELDQVRKWISDWNLTTEKKHTLLRLLYEALVDCKKSDAASKVMVELLGSYTEDNASQARVDAHRCIVRALKDPNAFLFDHLLTLKPVKFLEGELIHDLLTIFVSAKLASYVKFYQNNKDFIDSLGLLHEQNMAKMRLLTFMGMAVENKEISFDTMQQELQIGADDVEAFVIDAVRTKMVYCKIDQTQRKVVVSCSGELEGLGSIHHSTHRTFGKQQWQQLYDTLNAWKQNLNKVKNSLLSLSDT; encoded by the exons ATGAGCGTCCCGGCCTTCATCGACATCAGTGAGGAAGATCAG GCTGCTGAGCTTCGTGCTTATCTGAAATCTAAAGGAGCTGAGATTTCAGAAGAGAACTCAGAAGGTGGACTTCATGTTGATTTAGCTCAAATTATTGAAGCCTGTGATGTGTGTCTGAAGGAGGATGATAaag ATGTTGAAAGTGTGATGAACAGTGTGGTATCCCTACTCTTGATCCTGGAACCAGACAAGCAAGAAGCTTTGATTGAAAGCCTATGTGAAAAGCTGGTCAAATTTCGCGAAGGTGAACGCCCATCTCTGAGACTGCAGTT GTTAAGCAACCTTTTCCATGGGATGGACAAGAATACTCCCGTAAGATATACAGTGTATTGCAGCCTTATTAAAGTGGCAGCATCTTGTGGGGCCATCCAGTACATTCCCACTGAGCTGGATCAA GTTAGAAAATGGATTTCTGACTGGAATCTCACCACTGAAAAAAAGCACACCCTTTTAAGACTACTTTATGAGGCCCTTGTGGATTGTAAGAAGAG TGATGCTGCTTCAAAAGTCATGGTGGAATTGCTTGGAAGTTACACAGAGGATAATGCTTCCCAGGCTCGCGTTGATGCCCACAG GTGTATTGTACGAGCATTGAAAGAcccaaatgcatttctttttgaCCACCTTCTTACTTTAAAACCAGTCAAGTTTTTGGAAGGCGAGCTTATTCATGAT CTTTTAACCATTTTTGTGAGTGCTAAATTGGCATCATATGTCAAGTTTTATCAGAATAATAAAGACTTCATTGATTCACTTG GCCTATTACATgaacagaatatggcaaaaatgAGACTACTTACTTTTATGGGAATGGcagtggaaaataaagaaatttcttTTGATACAATGCAGCAAGAACTTCAGATTGGAGCTGATGATGTTGAAGCATTTGTTATTGACG CGGTAAGAACTAAAATGGTCTACTGCAAAATTGATCAGACCCAGAGAAAAGTAGTTGTCAG TTGTTCAGGAGAATTAGAAGGCTTAGGATCAATAca tcaTAGCACACATCGGACATTTGGAAAACAGCAGTGGCAACAACTGTATGACACACTTAATGCCTGGAAACAAAATCTGAACAAAGTGAAAAACAGCCTTTTGAGTCTTTCTGATACCTGA
- the EIF3M gene encoding eukaryotic translation initiation factor 3 subunit M isoform X2: protein MSVPAFIDISEEDQAAELRAYLKSKGAEISEENSEGGLHVDLAQIIEACDVCLKEDDKDVESVMNSVVSLLLILEPDKQEALIESLCEKLVKFREGERPSLRLQLLSNLFHGMDKNTPVRYTVYCSLIKVAASCGAIQYIPTELDQVRKWISDWNLTTEKKHTLLRLLYEALVDCKKSDAASKVMVELLGSYTEDNASQARVDAHRCIVRALKDPNAFLFDHLLTLKPVKFLEGELIHDLLTIFVSAKLASYVKFYQNNKDFIDSLGLLHEQNMAKMRLLTFMGMAVENKEISFDTMQQELQIGADDVEAFVIDAVRTKMVYCKIDQTQRKVVVSHSTHRTFGKQQWQQLYDTLNAWKQNLNKVKNSLLSLSDT, encoded by the exons ATGAGCGTCCCGGCCTTCATCGACATCAGTGAGGAAGATCAG GCTGCTGAGCTTCGTGCTTATCTGAAATCTAAAGGAGCTGAGATTTCAGAAGAGAACTCAGAAGGTGGACTTCATGTTGATTTAGCTCAAATTATTGAAGCCTGTGATGTGTGTCTGAAGGAGGATGATAaag ATGTTGAAAGTGTGATGAACAGTGTGGTATCCCTACTCTTGATCCTGGAACCAGACAAGCAAGAAGCTTTGATTGAAAGCCTATGTGAAAAGCTGGTCAAATTTCGCGAAGGTGAACGCCCATCTCTGAGACTGCAGTT GTTAAGCAACCTTTTCCATGGGATGGACAAGAATACTCCCGTAAGATATACAGTGTATTGCAGCCTTATTAAAGTGGCAGCATCTTGTGGGGCCATCCAGTACATTCCCACTGAGCTGGATCAA GTTAGAAAATGGATTTCTGACTGGAATCTCACCACTGAAAAAAAGCACACCCTTTTAAGACTACTTTATGAGGCCCTTGTGGATTGTAAGAAGAG TGATGCTGCTTCAAAAGTCATGGTGGAATTGCTTGGAAGTTACACAGAGGATAATGCTTCCCAGGCTCGCGTTGATGCCCACAG GTGTATTGTACGAGCATTGAAAGAcccaaatgcatttctttttgaCCACCTTCTTACTTTAAAACCAGTCAAGTTTTTGGAAGGCGAGCTTATTCATGAT CTTTTAACCATTTTTGTGAGTGCTAAATTGGCATCATATGTCAAGTTTTATCAGAATAATAAAGACTTCATTGATTCACTTG GCCTATTACATgaacagaatatggcaaaaatgAGACTACTTACTTTTATGGGAATGGcagtggaaaataaagaaatttcttTTGATACAATGCAGCAAGAACTTCAGATTGGAGCTGATGATGTTGAAGCATTTGTTATTGACG CGGTAAGAACTAAAATGGTCTACTGCAAAATTGATCAGACCCAGAGAAAAGTAGTTGTCAG tcaTAGCACACATCGGACATTTGGAAAACAGCAGTGGCAACAACTGTATGACACACTTAATGCCTGGAAACAAAATCTGAACAAAGTGAAAAACAGCCTTTTGAGTCTTTCTGATACCTGA